The following are encoded in a window of Halosolutus halophilus genomic DNA:
- a CDS encoding class I SAM-dependent methyltransferase, which yields MDVPETVTAALADRPVTGRVCLEAGAGVGNATAGLLDAGATRVYAVTNDREHATAVRERVDNRTVDRIDDEIGRAAVLEADLRRLPLTADSVELITAHGLFNVLPPASLESVAAELTRVATPGCHLVIDDYEPLPEDAAVRELFALENAATELAEGRPALTFYPAAVLRRLFVGYGWQFDRERTLLDPVPWTASHVEAHADATRTAASEVPGELGADLTAATEHLATAIGEDSVGEMYSVALRLPV from the coding sequence ATGGACGTCCCCGAAACGGTCACGGCCGCGCTCGCGGATCGCCCGGTGACAGGACGGGTTTGTCTCGAAGCCGGTGCGGGCGTCGGCAACGCGACTGCCGGGTTGCTCGACGCTGGTGCGACCCGCGTCTACGCCGTCACGAACGACAGGGAGCACGCGACCGCCGTTCGCGAGCGGGTCGACAACCGTACGGTCGATCGGATCGACGACGAAATCGGTCGGGCCGCCGTTCTGGAGGCAGACCTTCGTCGCCTCCCGCTGACGGCGGATTCGGTCGAACTCATCACCGCTCACGGCCTGTTCAACGTACTCCCGCCAGCGTCGCTCGAATCGGTCGCAGCGGAGTTAACGCGCGTCGCCACCCCCGGGTGTCATCTCGTTATCGACGACTACGAACCGCTTCCCGAGGACGCAGCTGTGCGCGAACTCTTCGCGCTCGAGAACGCGGCGACCGAACTGGCCGAGGGGCGACCCGCACTGACGTTCTATCCGGCAGCGGTGCTCCGGAGGCTGTTCGTCGGCTACGGGTGGCAGTTCGATCGAGAACGGACGTTGCTCGACCCGGTTCCGTGGACCGCGAGCCACGTCGAGGCACACGCCGATGCGACGCGCACGGCGGCTTCGGAGGTGCCGGGCGAACTCGGCGCGGACCTGACGGCAGCGACGGAGCACCTCGCGACGGCGATCGGTGAGGACTCGGTCGGGGAGATGTACAGCGTCGCGTTGCGGTTGCCAGTCTAA
- a CDS encoding helix-turn-helix domain-containing protein: protein MTDVPDRLYDLPPSAKLVLKVLEVDGAMTQGQIAAESRLSKRTVRFALESLRDADVVHEGVYFRDARKSLYSISDSMPTDGSAAASD, encoded by the coding sequence ATGACTGACGTTCCGGATCGACTCTACGACCTCCCGCCGAGTGCGAAACTCGTGTTGAAGGTCCTCGAAGTCGATGGCGCGATGACGCAGGGACAGATCGCAGCCGAATCCCGTCTGAGCAAGCGGACGGTTCGGTTCGCACTCGAGAGCCTCCGTGACGCTGACGTCGTCCACGAAGGCGTGTACTTCCGCGACGCGCGGAAATCGCTCTACTCGATTTCCGACTCGATGCCGACCGACGGGTCGGCAGCGGCCAGCGACTGA
- a CDS encoding NAD(P)/FAD-dependent oxidoreductase: MTAPTDSTTSTEPAATHHYEVAVVGGGPAGLTTALYAARLGHETAVFDRGGGRAAMIQETHNVIGVPESVSGNDFLATAVDQIRSYGADYRTEFVTGIDRRDGSFHLETTDGSATADRVVLATGFSDGRPDPPLPRTGRGLHYCLHCDAYLFVDESVYVMGNGDSAATVAMLMLNFTDSVDLLLRGDDPDWSDETGALLEHHPVDIVREEVTGVRNGEDGWLEALEFADGTVRDYRGGFAMYGSNYNNDLAASLGADLTEDGTVVVDDHGRTTVDGLYAVGDLTPGHNQIPVAMGQGAKAGIALHKSLREFPKSLAELQADGAVEPQNVPAISAEVRRQANTHSSAEGD, from the coding sequence GTGACGGCACCAACCGACTCCACCACATCGACCGAACCCGCAGCGACGCACCACTACGAGGTCGCCGTCGTCGGCGGCGGCCCGGCCGGCCTGACGACCGCCCTGTACGCGGCCCGACTCGGGCACGAAACCGCAGTCTTCGACCGCGGCGGCGGCCGCGCCGCGATGATCCAGGAGACGCACAACGTCATCGGCGTTCCGGAATCCGTCTCCGGCAACGACTTCCTGGCGACGGCCGTCGACCAGATCCGATCGTACGGTGCGGACTACCGCACGGAGTTCGTGACCGGGATCGACCGCCGCGACGGGTCGTTCCACCTGGAGACGACCGACGGCTCGGCGACCGCCGATCGCGTCGTCCTCGCGACCGGGTTCTCCGACGGTCGACCCGATCCACCGCTGCCCCGGACCGGACGTGGACTGCACTACTGTCTTCACTGCGACGCGTATCTGTTCGTCGACGAATCGGTGTACGTGATGGGCAACGGCGACAGCGCCGCCACCGTGGCGATGCTCATGCTCAACTTCACCGACAGCGTCGACCTCCTGTTGCGGGGCGACGACCCCGACTGGAGCGACGAGACGGGCGCGTTGCTCGAGCACCACCCCGTCGATATCGTTCGCGAGGAGGTCACCGGCGTCCGGAACGGCGAGGACGGCTGGCTCGAGGCCCTCGAGTTCGCCGATGGCACCGTTCGCGATTATCGCGGCGGCTTCGCGATGTACGGATCCAACTACAACAACGACCTGGCGGCGTCGCTCGGTGCAGATCTCACCGAGGACGGCACGGTCGTCGTCGACGATCACGGCCGAACGACCGTCGACGGCCTCTACGCCGTCGGCGATCTGACCCCCGGCCACAACCAGATCCCCGTTGCGATGGGCCAGGGTGCGAAAGCGGGCATCGCGCTTCACAAGAGCCTCCGCGAGTTCCCGAAGTCGCTCGCGGAACTCCAGGCCGACGGCGCAGTCGAACCGCAGAACGTTCCCGCGATTTCCGCCGAGGTACGGCGGCAAGCGAACACTCACTCGTCGGCAGAAGGTGATTGA
- the thrC gene encoding threonine synthase — protein MIPSAVCYRCDRKYQDDRVRCDCGEPLWFDADSTGVDFSTRSEAQGLWRYAELLPVSGLEGIATAAGRTPLVRSRRLDRVAGCRVYVKDESENPTGSYKDRGSAVAVSRGLQRGTDVVGTVSYGNMAMSTAAHAASLGCECVVLVPTDIQPGRLELIAQYDPTILQVEGDYGDLYHEVLKLNRDLPVSFLPSDAPGRISGYKTALFEIYESLAPETPDAIALPASSGGFASGLWRGILDLQNAGLLETPPRLYLVQTAASDPITRAFDANRDEVSALSTEAVGETIAHSIGNPDPPSGTRALTAVRQTGGAVCSVTDDDIRDAQRQYAQRSGLCVEPASAAPLAGVARLGARGEIDDDETVVLVPTGTGFKEMGTGSESVQTETVTRSALSSRLESRLSG, from the coding sequence ATGATTCCGTCGGCGGTCTGCTATCGGTGTGATCGGAAGTATCAGGACGATCGAGTTCGCTGTGACTGTGGCGAACCGCTCTGGTTCGACGCTGACTCGACAGGAGTCGACTTCTCGACCCGTTCGGAGGCACAGGGGTTGTGGCGATACGCGGAACTTCTCCCAGTCTCCGGGCTCGAGGGGATCGCCACTGCCGCTGGACGCACACCGCTGGTCCGAAGCCGACGGCTCGATCGGGTCGCCGGCTGTCGAGTGTACGTCAAAGACGAGAGCGAAAATCCGACCGGATCGTACAAGGATCGCGGGAGTGCGGTCGCGGTCTCTCGGGGGCTCCAGCGGGGCACCGACGTCGTCGGGACAGTCTCCTACGGGAACATGGCGATGAGCACCGCCGCCCACGCCGCCAGCCTCGGCTGTGAGTGCGTCGTACTCGTCCCCACCGACATTCAGCCCGGCCGCCTGGAGTTGATCGCCCAGTACGATCCGACGATCCTGCAGGTCGAAGGGGACTACGGCGACCTGTATCACGAGGTGCTGAAACTGAACCGGGATCTGCCGGTATCGTTTCTGCCCAGCGACGCTCCAGGACGGATCAGCGGCTACAAGACCGCGCTGTTCGAAATCTACGAGTCGCTGGCCCCCGAGACACCCGACGCGATCGCGCTGCCGGCCAGTTCGGGCGGGTTCGCCAGCGGGCTCTGGCGCGGAATCCTCGACCTTCAGAACGCCGGGCTACTCGAAACCCCGCCGCGTCTGTACCTCGTCCAGACGGCTGCATCGGATCCGATCACCCGCGCGTTCGACGCGAATCGAGACGAGGTATCGGCGCTGTCGACCGAGGCGGTCGGGGAGACGATCGCCCACTCGATCGGGAATCCGGATCCACCCAGTGGCACCCGAGCGCTGACCGCTGTCAGGCAGACCGGCGGCGCAGTGTGTTCCGTTACCGACGACGACATCCGGGACGCGCAGCGGCAGTACGCTCAGCGGAGCGGGCTCTGCGTCGAACCGGCATCGGCGGCACCGCTCGCCGGGGTCGCTCGACTCGGCGCGCGCGGAGAGATCGACGACGACGAGACGGTCGTACTCGTTCCGACCGGAACCGGGTTCAAAGAGATGGGAACGGGGTCTGAGTCCGTCCAGACGGAAACGGTCACTCGTTCCGCGCTTTCGTCACGACTCGAATCCCGTCTCTCGGGCTGA
- a CDS encoding peroxiredoxin family protein: MPELTDFELSNAATGPDPFRLSEFAADPDRDAIGLLFQRDYHCPKCREQVQTVASRYDEFTARRADVVSILPEPIERARQWNEQYDLPFPLLADESKTTSDQYDQPVRFGAVGSLHDMVGRMPEAILIDASGDRPTIEYVHRGTHPADRPTADDLLERVDELATARVDG, encoded by the coding sequence ATGCCTGAACTCACAGATTTCGAACTCTCGAACGCAGCTACCGGTCCCGATCCATTTCGACTGAGCGAATTCGCCGCGGATCCCGATCGCGACGCGATCGGCCTGCTGTTTCAGCGGGACTATCACTGCCCGAAGTGTCGTGAACAGGTCCAGACGGTCGCCTCGCGATACGACGAATTTACCGCTCGTCGAGCGGACGTCGTGTCGATCCTTCCCGAACCGATCGAGCGAGCACGGCAGTGGAACGAACAGTACGACCTTCCGTTTCCGCTCCTGGCCGACGAATCGAAGACGACGAGCGACCAGTACGATCAGCCCGTCCGGTTCGGTGCCGTCGGCTCGCTCCACGACATGGTCGGGCGGATGCCCGAAGCGATCCTCATCGACGCATCCGGTGACCGGCCGACGATCGAATACGTCCATCGTGGAACACACCCGGCCGATCGCCCCACCGCCGACGACCTTCTCGAGCGTGTCGACGAACTCGCGACGGCCCGGGTGGACGGGTAG
- a CDS encoding winged helix-turn-helix transcriptional regulator, with protein sequence MDESTEQLEVWCAGEDWCPVTSTATLIGKKWHTVVLHRLLANGPLGFNALKTEVGGISSKVLSDVLDDLEGKRLIDREIVNEKPVRVEYSLTAHGESLEPVIQEMAEWGREHLTAAADVESSIA encoded by the coding sequence ATGGACGAGTCGACAGAGCAACTGGAAGTGTGGTGTGCTGGCGAAGACTGGTGTCCCGTCACGTCCACCGCGACGTTGATCGGCAAGAAGTGGCACACCGTGGTTCTCCATCGGCTGCTCGCCAACGGACCGCTCGGATTCAACGCGCTGAAAACGGAAGTCGGGGGGATATCGAGCAAGGTCCTCTCGGACGTCTTGGACGATCTCGAGGGGAAACGACTGATCGACAGGGAGATCGTCAACGAAAAACCCGTCCGCGTCGAGTACTCGCTGACTGCACACGGCGAATCGCTCGAACCGGTTATCCAGGAGATGGCCGAATGGGGGCGAGAACACCTGACGGCTGCAGCCGACGTGGAGAGTTCAATCGCGTAA
- a CDS encoding aldo/keto reductase has product METRSLGETGHDSTVMTFGAIALNWLEQEGADQLVELVLDRGVNHFDVAPTYGDAELKLGPKLRQHREDIFLGCKTQEREYEGATRKLEQSLTRLGVETIDLYQIHGLEYEHELDTITGEGGALEAFREARSEGLVDHIGLTSHGDPQLILDALDRIDDLATVMFPLNPVVVGKDDDEHDYEAVLERANELDVGTLGIKAFAKGPWPSTDELPEADRPYANWYEPVDTPAEIEERFDFAASQGLTSVISPGDPKLVAMVLDAAERYDGMAESAQRSLVERLRHEQSPVPEQLHH; this is encoded by the coding sequence ATGGAGACGCGTTCGCTGGGCGAAACTGGCCACGACAGCACCGTGATGACTTTCGGCGCGATCGCGCTCAACTGGCTCGAACAGGAGGGTGCCGATCAGCTGGTCGAACTCGTGCTCGACCGCGGGGTCAACCACTTCGACGTCGCCCCGACCTACGGAGACGCGGAACTCAAGCTGGGGCCCAAGCTCCGCCAGCACCGCGAGGACATCTTCCTCGGCTGCAAGACCCAGGAGCGGGAGTACGAGGGGGCAACGCGGAAGCTCGAGCAGTCGCTCACCCGCCTCGGCGTCGAGACGATCGACCTCTACCAGATCCACGGCCTCGAGTACGAGCACGAACTGGACACGATTACCGGCGAGGGCGGCGCGCTCGAGGCCTTCCGCGAGGCCAGATCGGAGGGCCTCGTCGACCACATCGGGCTGACCAGTCACGGCGATCCCCAGCTCATCCTGGACGCCCTCGATCGAATCGACGACCTGGCGACCGTGATGTTCCCGTTGAACCCGGTCGTCGTCGGCAAGGACGACGACGAGCACGACTACGAGGCGGTACTCGAGCGCGCGAACGAGCTAGACGTCGGGACGCTCGGGATCAAGGCCTTCGCGAAGGGACCGTGGCCATCGACAGACGAACTACCCGAGGCCGACCGCCCGTACGCGAACTGGTACGAACCGGTCGATACGCCCGCCGAGATCGAGGAACGGTTCGACTTCGCGGCCTCGCAGGGCCTGACGAGCGTCATCAGCCCGGGCGACCCAAAGCTCGTCGCGATGGTACTCGACGCGGCCGAACGCTACGACGGGATGGCCGAGTCGGCCCAGCGATCGCTCGTCGAGCGACTGCGCCACGAGCAGAGCCCCGTTCCGGAGCAACTCCACCACTGA
- a CDS encoding universal stress protein, with amino-acid sequence MEDVTDFDDILVPTDGSKTARNGAKQAIKFARRNGATLHVLYAMDMGDADYVAVPSDIAQTRSRLEKKGQKFVGEIEDLAEDAEVPCVTTVTPNTPVEAILEYVDEHDIDLVVMGKRGRSDPDKPLIGSITNRVVGSLDIPVFTA; translated from the coding sequence ATGGAAGACGTAACCGACTTCGACGACATCCTCGTTCCGACCGACGGCAGCAAAACCGCCCGCAACGGGGCGAAACAGGCTATCAAGTTCGCACGGCGAAACGGTGCGACCCTGCACGTGCTGTACGCGATGGACATGGGTGACGCCGACTACGTCGCCGTTCCGAGCGACATCGCGCAGACGCGAAGCCGCCTGGAGAAGAAGGGTCAGAAATTCGTCGGGGAGATCGAGGATCTCGCCGAAGACGCCGAGGTCCCCTGCGTCACGACGGTTACGCCGAACACGCCCGTCGAGGCCATCCTCGAGTACGTCGACGAACACGACATCGATCTCGTTGTGATGGGCAAACGGGGGCGCTCCGACCCTGACAAGCCGCTCATCGGTTCGATCACGAATCGAGTCGTCGGCTCGCTCGATATTCCCGTGTTCACCGCCTGA